Proteins from a single region of Streptomyces sp. TN58:
- a CDS encoding helix-turn-helix transcriptional regulator, whose amino-acid sequence MAANAIDQTRRMLSLVTYLRERPGAHVADVARAFGITEDELISDLDVLPMCGTSFRGGDLLDIDTDGERIWWRNPDASGESTAEPLRLAADEATALLVAARAVATLPGLRESDRDALLRATAKLEAAAGEAAGASSRLSVTFESEGGVFADVDRAIAERRRLWLRYYSPARDELTEREVDPIRLFAVGHTYMEGWCHLSEARRTFRLDRVAEIRLLDERAEPPAIEPRDLSVGLVQPSAEDPEVVVEVGPGGRWVAEYYPHDSAEELADGGLRITLRTPDPGSLRRLALRLGREGRITAPAELADSARSAAREALAGYGEQV is encoded by the coding sequence ATGGCTGCCAACGCCATCGACCAGACCCGCCGCATGCTGTCCCTGGTGACGTACCTGCGCGAGCGCCCCGGGGCGCACGTCGCCGACGTCGCGCGCGCCTTCGGCATCACCGAGGACGAGCTGATCTCGGACCTCGACGTGCTGCCCATGTGCGGGACCAGCTTCCGGGGCGGGGACCTGCTCGACATCGACACCGACGGGGAGCGCATCTGGTGGCGCAATCCCGACGCCTCGGGGGAGTCCACCGCCGAGCCGCTGCGGCTCGCCGCCGACGAGGCGACCGCGCTGCTGGTCGCCGCCCGAGCGGTGGCGACCCTGCCGGGGCTGCGCGAGAGCGACCGGGACGCCCTGCTGCGGGCGACCGCGAAGCTGGAGGCGGCCGCGGGCGAGGCGGCCGGGGCCAGCTCCCGGCTGTCGGTGACCTTCGAGTCCGAGGGCGGGGTCTTCGCGGACGTCGACCGGGCCATCGCGGAACGCCGCCGGCTGTGGCTGCGCTACTACTCGCCGGCCCGTGACGAGCTCACCGAGCGTGAGGTCGACCCGATCCGGCTGTTCGCGGTCGGGCACACCTACATGGAGGGCTGGTGCCACCTCTCCGAGGCCCGGCGCACCTTCCGGCTCGACCGGGTCGCCGAGATCCGGCTGCTGGACGAGCGGGCGGAGCCGCCGGCCATCGAGCCGCGCGACCTGTCGGTGGGCCTCGTGCAGCCGTCCGCGGAGGACCCCGAGGTCGTGGTCGAGGTGGGACCGGGCGGGCGCTGGGTCGCCGAGTACTACCCGCACGACAGCGCCGAGGAGCTCGCGGACGGCGGTCTGCGGATCACCCTGCGCACCCCGGACCCCGGCTCGCTGCGGCGCCTGGCGCTGCGGCTGGGCCGCGAGGGGCGGATCACGGCCCCCGCCGAGCTGGCGGACAGTGCGCGCAGCGCCGCCCGGGAGGCCCTCGCGGGGTACGGGGAACAGGTCTGA
- a CDS encoding helix-turn-helix transcriptional regulator codes for MAIAKAERLMNLALCLLGTRRPLSKRELRGSIEAYMEAGNDESFNRMFERDKDDLRELGLVIETVENLEGETGYLARRDSNRLPPVSLDAEEAAALGLAAKVWQQARLAGAASGALQKLRAGGMPEAGNPYEGQHSAIEPRIPVHEAAFEPLMLACRDRRPVVFDYRKSTAARPETRQVEPWALECWRGHWYLAGYDRERGAERVFRLSRITGKVRSRAAKYTAPVPDVVTVRETVASWAGESADRSALIRLRAGAGYPLRAKATAVHEGADGWDELEIPYGHGLDAWLVEFGPDVVVVGPADLRADVVDRLRAVAGA; via the coding sequence ATGGCGATTGCCAAGGCCGAGCGGCTGATGAATCTGGCGCTGTGTCTGCTGGGGACCCGCCGGCCGCTGAGCAAGCGCGAGTTGCGCGGTTCCATCGAGGCCTACATGGAAGCCGGCAACGACGAGTCCTTCAACCGGATGTTCGAGCGGGACAAGGACGATCTGCGCGAACTCGGTCTGGTGATCGAGACGGTGGAGAACCTGGAGGGGGAGACGGGCTATCTGGCCCGCCGGGACAGCAACCGGCTGCCCCCCGTGTCCCTGGACGCCGAGGAGGCCGCCGCGCTGGGGCTGGCGGCCAAGGTGTGGCAGCAGGCCCGTCTCGCGGGGGCGGCCAGCGGCGCCCTGCAGAAGCTGCGGGCGGGCGGGATGCCGGAGGCGGGTAATCCGTACGAGGGCCAGCACAGTGCCATCGAGCCGCGGATCCCGGTCCACGAGGCGGCCTTCGAGCCGCTGATGCTGGCCTGCCGGGACCGCCGCCCGGTGGTCTTCGACTACCGCAAGTCGACGGCCGCCCGGCCCGAGACGCGCCAGGTGGAGCCGTGGGCGCTGGAGTGCTGGCGCGGTCACTGGTACCTGGCCGGCTACGACCGTGAGCGCGGGGCGGAGCGGGTGTTCCGGCTTTCGCGGATCACGGGGAAGGTCCGCTCGCGGGCTGCGAAGTACACCGCGCCGGTGCCGGACGTGGTGACCGTGCGGGAGACGGTGGCGAGCTGGGCCGGGGAGAGCGCGGACCGCTCCGCGCTGATCCGGCTGCGGGCCGGGGCGGGCTATCCGCTGCGGGCCAAGGCCACGGCGGTGCACGAGGGCGCGGACGGCTGGGACGAGCTGGAAATCCCCTACGGGCACGGCCTCGACGCCTGGCTGGTGGAGTTCGGTCCCGACGTCGTCGTGGTCGGGCCCGCGGACCTCCGGGCGGACGTGGTGGACCGGCTGCGGGCCGTCGCCGGGGCCTGA
- a CDS encoding FKBP-type peptidyl-prolyl cis-trans isomerase, whose translation MSDKLEKPEIDFPEGEAPKDLVIEDIWLGDGAEAKAGSVVSVHYVGVAFSTGEEFDASWNRGSALQFKLGVGQVISGWDQGVQGMKVGGRRKLTIPAHLAYGDRGAGGAIAPGETLIFVCDLMAA comes from the coding sequence GTGAGCGACAAGCTCGAAAAGCCCGAAATCGACTTCCCCGAGGGCGAGGCCCCCAAGGACCTCGTGATCGAGGACATCTGGCTGGGCGACGGTGCCGAGGCCAAGGCCGGTTCGGTCGTTTCCGTCCACTACGTGGGCGTGGCCTTCTCCACCGGCGAGGAGTTCGACGCGTCCTGGAACCGCGGTTCGGCGCTCCAGTTCAAGCTCGGTGTCGGCCAGGTCATCTCCGGCTGGGACCAGGGTGTCCAGGGCATGAAGGTCGGCGGCCGCCGCAAGCTGACGATCCCCGCCCACCTCGCCTACGGCGACCGCGGCGCGGGCGGTGCGATCGCCCCGGGCGAGACGCTGATCTTCGTGTGCGACCTGATGGCCGCCTGA
- a CDS encoding FKBP-type peptidyl-prolyl cis-trans isomerase, giving the protein MRRLAGLLVVPLLLLSTAACGDDSGSDSAQMKNGAPAITKGAEFGETPTLSKGKGEPPKELKVVTVKEGTGQVLKKGDIAQVNYYGQVWDASEPFDQSFGKGQPFDVTIGAGAVIKGWDQGLEGQKVGSRVELVIPPDLGYGAQGSPPKIKGDATLVFVVDIVKGATVPASATGKEVAQDNKDLPKVGTNTDGKEVSVAVPKDVTPPAKLVSNYVLEGDGPAVTDKNSVVVKFHGKTWKDDKTFESTYTSDQSVTWPLEQLQVKGLKEGIVGKKVGSRILLVIPPDMGFGEKEQGTIPANSTLVFSLDILAVM; this is encoded by the coding sequence GTGCGCCGACTTGCCGGCCTGCTTGTCGTACCCCTTCTGCTGCTGTCGACAGCGGCGTGTGGCGACGACAGCGGCTCCGACTCCGCCCAGATGAAGAACGGGGCGCCCGCGATCACCAAGGGTGCCGAGTTCGGGGAGACGCCCACCCTGTCGAAGGGTAAGGGCGAGCCGCCCAAGGAGCTGAAGGTGGTGACCGTCAAGGAGGGCACCGGGCAGGTGCTGAAGAAGGGCGACATCGCCCAGGTCAACTACTACGGCCAGGTGTGGGACGCCAGCGAGCCGTTCGACCAGAGCTTCGGCAAGGGCCAGCCGTTCGACGTGACGATCGGTGCGGGCGCCGTCATCAAGGGCTGGGACCAGGGGCTTGAGGGCCAGAAGGTCGGCAGCCGTGTCGAGCTGGTGATCCCGCCGGACCTCGGTTACGGGGCGCAGGGCTCGCCGCCGAAGATCAAGGGGGATGCCACGCTGGTGTTCGTCGTGGACATCGTCAAGGGTGCCACGGTGCCGGCGTCGGCCACGGGCAAGGAAGTCGCCCAGGACAACAAGGACCTGCCGAAGGTGGGGACGAACACGGACGGCAAGGAAGTCTCCGTGGCCGTTCCGAAGGACGTGACCCCGCCGGCGAAGCTGGTGTCGAACTACGTCCTGGAGGGCGACGGCCCGGCGGTGACGGACAAGAACAGCGTCGTCGTCAAGTTCCACGGCAAGACCTGGAAGGACGACAAGACGTTCGAGAGCACCTACACGTCGGACCAGTCGGTGACGTGGCCGCTTGAGCAGCTGCAGGTGAAGGGTCTCAAGGAGGGCATCGTCGGCAAGAAGGTCGGCAGCCGCATCCTGCTGGTGATCCCCCCGGACATGGGCTTCGGGGAGAAGGAGCAGGGGACCATCCCGGCGAACTCGACGCTGGTCTTCAGCCTCGACATCCTCGCGGTGATGTAA
- the pafA gene encoding Pup--protein ligase produces the protein MDRRIFGLENEYGVTCTFRGQRRLSPDEVARYLFRRVVSWGRSSNVFLRNGARLYLDVGSHPEYATPECDNVTELVTHDKAGERILEGLLVDAERRLHEEGIAGDVYLFKNNTDSAGNSYGCHENYLVARHGEFSRLADILIPFLVTRQLICGAGKVLQTPRGAVYCVSQRAEHIWEGVSSATTRSRPIINTRDEPHADAERYRRLHVIVGDSNMSETTMLLKVGATDLVLRMIEAGTVMRDLTLENPIRAIREVSHDTTGQRKVRLASGREASALEIQREYFDKAVDFAERRGIRTGVVDQVLELWGRTLDAIEAEDLDRIGTEIDWVMKYQLIERYRAKHNMTMSNPRVAQIDLAYHDIHRRRGLYYLLERKGQAARICNDLKIFEGKSVPPQTTRARLRGDFIRRAQEQRRDFTVDWVHLKLNDQAQRTVLCKDPFRSVDDRVEKLIAGM, from the coding sequence ATGGACCGCCGCATTTTCGGGCTGGAGAACGAGTACGGCGTCACGTGCACGTTCAGGGGACAGCGCCGGCTGTCTCCTGACGAAGTGGCGCGCTACCTCTTCCGCCGTGTCGTGTCATGGGGCCGCAGCAGCAATGTCTTCCTGCGGAACGGCGCCCGCTTGTACCTCGACGTGGGTTCGCATCCGGAATATGCAACTCCCGAATGTGACAACGTGACCGAGCTGGTCACGCACGACAAGGCAGGCGAGCGCATTCTCGAAGGACTGCTCGTCGACGCCGAACGCCGCCTGCACGAGGAGGGAATCGCGGGCGACGTCTACCTCTTCAAGAACAACACCGACTCGGCGGGCAACTCGTACGGCTGCCACGAGAACTACCTGGTGGCCCGGCACGGGGAATTCTCCCGCCTGGCGGACATTCTCATTCCGTTCCTCGTCACGCGGCAGCTGATCTGCGGTGCCGGCAAGGTGCTGCAGACCCCTCGGGGTGCGGTGTACTGCGTGAGCCAGCGGGCCGAGCACATCTGGGAGGGTGTCAGCTCCGCGACGACGCGATCGCGGCCGATCATCAACACGCGTGACGAGCCGCACGCGGACGCGGAGCGGTACCGGCGCCTGCACGTGATCGTGGGCGACTCGAACATGTCCGAGACGACCATGCTGCTGAAGGTCGGCGCGACCGACCTGGTGCTGCGCATGATCGAGGCGGGCACGGTGATGCGGGACCTGACCCTGGAGAATCCGATCCGGGCGATCCGCGAGGTCAGCCATGACACCACGGGCCAGCGCAAGGTGCGTCTGGCGTCCGGGCGGGAGGCCTCGGCGCTGGAGATCCAGCGGGAGTACTTCGACAAGGCGGTGGACTTCGCCGAGCGCCGGGGTATCCGTACCGGTGTGGTCGACCAGGTGCTGGAGCTGTGGGGCCGCACGCTGGACGCGATCGAGGCGGAGGACCTGGACCGGATCGGCACCGAGATCGACTGGGTCATGAAGTACCAGCTGATCGAGCGGTACCGGGCCAAGCACAACATGACCATGTCGAATCCGCGGGTGGCGCAGATAGACCTCGCGTATCACGACATCCACCGCCGGCGGGGGCTGTACTACCTGCTGGAGCGCAAGGGGCAGGCGGCGCGGATCTGCAACGACCTCAAGATCTTCGAGGGCAAGTCGGTGCCTCCGCAGACGACGAGGGCGCGGCTGCGCGGGGACTTCATCCGCCGTGCGCAGGAGCAGCGGCGGGACTTCACGGTCGACTGGGTGCACCTGAAGCTCAATGACCAGGCGCAGCGGACGGTGCTGTGCAAGGACCCGTTCCGGTCGGTGGACGACCGGGTGGAGAAGCTGATCGCCGGCATGTAG
- a CDS encoding MFS transporter, whose product MAAGYAELLGTRHAARLLVGTLVGRLPNATAPIAIVLFTRAEGGSYSLAGALAAVYGLANAVGQPLLGRAVDLFGQPRVQLPAALLSALGMVWLAVAGTGSAVAAYAAVVVGGLFTPPLEGGLRALWPSVLGGREEKVHAAYAMDAVAQEVMFTVGPLLVTLFVAVWSPAGALLALNAIGVLGALSVVVSEPSRTWRSEPREAHWLGALRSRGLLALLGSFFFVGMALGSITVAGVAYADGHGGQAVYGWLMAALGLGALVGGVFYGARQWAGAPERRLRLLVALLAVGYLPLLLTPGPVAMTALAAVSGVFLAPSLACAFIVVDRHAPAGTVTEAFSWLVTFFGVGAAIGTAAAGPAVELGGTAWGFGVACAAGGAALLVLMVTQGVLSTAGHSRAVAGSAPGVPDGSGEVAAQARSAQ is encoded by the coding sequence ATGGCGGCGGGATACGCGGAGCTGCTGGGGACCCGGCACGCCGCGAGGCTGCTGGTGGGCACGCTGGTCGGCAGGCTGCCGAACGCCACCGCGCCGATCGCGATCGTGCTGTTCACGCGTGCGGAGGGGGGCAGCTACAGCCTGGCGGGGGCGCTGGCCGCCGTGTACGGGCTGGCGAACGCGGTGGGTCAGCCGCTGCTCGGTCGGGCGGTGGATCTGTTCGGGCAGCCGCGGGTGCAGCTGCCGGCGGCGCTGCTGTCCGCGCTGGGGATGGTGTGGCTGGCGGTTGCGGGGACCGGGTCGGCGGTGGCGGCGTACGCCGCGGTGGTGGTGGGCGGGCTGTTCACGCCGCCGCTGGAGGGTGGGCTGCGGGCCCTGTGGCCGAGTGTGCTGGGGGGCCGTGAGGAGAAGGTGCACGCGGCGTACGCGATGGACGCGGTGGCCCAGGAGGTGATGTTCACGGTCGGTCCGCTGCTGGTGACGCTGTTCGTGGCGGTGTGGTCGCCGGCCGGGGCGCTGCTGGCGCTGAACGCGATCGGGGTGCTGGGTGCGCTGTCGGTGGTGGTCAGCGAGCCGTCGCGGACGTGGCGTTCGGAGCCGCGGGAGGCGCACTGGCTGGGGGCCCTGCGTTCGCGCGGGCTGCTGGCGCTGCTGGGCTCGTTCTTCTTCGTGGGCATGGCGCTGGGTTCGATCACGGTGGCCGGTGTGGCGTATGCGGACGGTCACGGGGGCCAGGCGGTGTACGGCTGGCTGATGGCGGCGCTGGGTCTGGGCGCGCTGGTCGGCGGTGTGTTCTACGGTGCGCGGCAGTGGGCGGGTGCGCCGGAGCGGCGGCTGCGGCTGCTGGTGGCGCTGCTGGCGGTCGGCTATCTGCCGTTGCTGCTGACTCCGGGGCCGGTGGCGATGACGGCGCTGGCGGCGGTGTCGGGGGTGTTCCTGGCGCCGTCCCTGGCGTGCGCGTTCATCGTGGTGGACCGGCACGCGCCGGCGGGCACGGTGACGGAGGCGTTCTCGTGGCTGGTGACGTTCTTCGGTGTGGGTGCGGCGATCGGGACGGCGGCGGCGGGGCCGGCGGTGGAGCTGGGCGGTACCGCGTGGGGCTTCGGTGTGGCGTGTGCCGCGGGCGGTGCGGCGCTGCTGGTGCTGATGGTGACTCAGGGGGTGCTGTCAACTGCGGGTCACAGTCGTGCGGTGGCGGGTTCGGCTCCGGGAGTGCCGGACGGCTCCGGCGAGGTGGCTGCGCAGGCCCGGTCGGCGCAGTGA